The following are encoded in a window of Candidatus Eisenbacteria bacterium genomic DNA:
- a CDS encoding sigma-54-dependent Fis family transcriptional regulator, with amino-acid sequence MSASVLIIDDQESLRHFLTRAMEQQGYAVRSAGTLAEGWERATADGADLVLLDLRLPDGSGIDLLERLREREPELPVIVMTAYGEVQTAVAAMKAGAYDFLIKPVNLEQVQVLCGKALESARAFRELSMRRRHEKERYEREFVRGTSPAIQAVYDVAEKVAASDTTSVLITGESGTGKQVIARYIHDMGPLANGPFLEINCAAIPRELLESELFGHEKGAFTDARARKQGLLELADGGSLFLDEIGEMSPNLQVKVLKVLENMSFRRVGGTRDIQVSVRILSATNQDLARMVGEGRFREDLYYRLMVVPIRMPALRERREDIPLLAEHFVSFFSKAFRRRFRGIRPQAMAKLLEYAWPGNIRELRNVIERTVLLEDGERIEAEQLKMGGEAVGAGGGGDLLDAIRRVMVDGKIDPGGIPFEEWMEAVERGLIGRVFEAAGGNQTRAAEILQTTRDKLRYRMKQYGLREPVGAREP; translated from the coding sequence ATGTCGGCTTCCGTATTGATCATCGACGACCAGGAATCGTTGCGCCATTTCCTCACCCGGGCGATGGAGCAGCAAGGGTACGCAGTGCGCTCGGCCGGCACGCTGGCCGAGGGATGGGAGAGGGCGACCGCCGACGGCGCCGATCTCGTCCTCCTCGATCTCCGTCTTCCGGACGGATCCGGAATCGACCTCCTCGAGCGCCTGCGCGAGCGGGAGCCGGAGCTGCCCGTGATCGTCATGACGGCCTATGGCGAGGTGCAGACCGCCGTGGCGGCGATGAAGGCTGGCGCCTACGACTTCCTGATCAAACCGGTGAACCTCGAGCAGGTCCAGGTGCTCTGCGGCAAGGCTCTGGAGTCGGCGCGGGCGTTCAGGGAGCTTTCGATGCGGCGCCGGCACGAGAAGGAGCGTTACGAACGCGAATTCGTGCGCGGGACCTCGCCGGCGATCCAGGCCGTCTATGACGTCGCCGAGAAGGTAGCCGCCAGCGACACGACGAGCGTGCTGATCACCGGCGAGAGCGGCACGGGAAAGCAGGTGATCGCCCGCTACATCCACGACATGGGCCCTCTCGCCAACGGCCCCTTCCTCGAGATCAACTGCGCGGCGATCCCGCGGGAGCTTCTCGAGTCTGAGCTCTTCGGGCATGAGAAGGGGGCCTTCACGGACGCCCGCGCGAGGAAGCAGGGACTCCTGGAGCTCGCCGACGGAGGCAGCCTGTTCCTGGACGAGATCGGCGAGATGAGCCCGAACCTCCAGGTCAAGGTCCTGAAGGTGCTGGAGAACATGTCGTTCCGGAGGGTCGGCGGAACCCGGGACATCCAGGTTTCCGTGCGGATCCTCTCCGCGACCAACCAGGATCTGGCGCGGATGGTGGGGGAGGGGCGCTTCCGCGAGGACCTCTACTACCGTCTGATGGTCGTGCCGATCCGAATGCCCGCCCTCCGCGAGAGACGGGAGGACATCCCCCTGCTGGCGGAGCACTTCGTCTCCTTCTTCAGCAAGGCATTCCGCAGGCGCTTCCGGGGCATCCGCCCCCAGGCGATGGCGAAGCTGCTCGAGTACGCCTGGCCCGGCAACATTCGCGAGCTGCGGAACGTCATCGAACGGACCGTGCTCCTGGAGGATGGAGAGAGGATCGAGGCCGAGCAGCTCAAGATGGGCGGAGAGGCGGTCGGGGCGGGAGGCGGAGGAGATCTCCTGGATGCGATCCGAAGGGTGATGGTCGACGGCAAGATCGACCCGGGCGGCATTCCCTTCGAGGAGTGGATGGAGGCGGTCGAGAGAGGGTTGATCGGCCGAGTCTTCGAGGCGGCCGGCGGGAATCAGACCCGGGCCGCGGAGATCCTCCAGACGACCCGCGACAAGCTCAGATATCGAATGAAGCAGTACGGGCTGCGCGAGCCTGTGGGGGCGCGCGAGCCCTAG
- a CDS encoding PAS domain S-box protein, giving the protein MPGKATSRLRVERPARATLRARLDDLRALIPEVPLLAPHGDAEMVLWPILELLEKKQRRLIEEDVRLAALRELTETLLRQPEEERTLRTVTLYLRHAYALAEVLLLTRRDDGRLQGYRARSGDGPHCEAVAWPEELLRGTAWESALGGETVRGAARSGTVGAPPCLPLILPLRSGARNGERDEALSHEEGGVIGVLAVRPAHDSGAGEDPFDLAELGFQTATLLDSVRQSRRSRQEQEFRECLLEAMGDGLLATDGNGRVNAANPAALSMLGLKAADVLGRQVEDLGGRAPALVRHCLQGLAKRERITQAEAGIASEGEKVPVSVTVVPLNGDDGAQGGIVATFSDLRPIRTMEAEVRRLDRLAALGRFAGSVAHEIRNPLAAIGAGVEFLSRALPAENQGDLKFVQAEIARLDRIVRDLLEPSRNQPLQRTRIRVEDLILRARQAVEPALRERNLSLIVEPRRAADGEAEIDVDVDRLLQVLVNLLVNAAEASRPGGRIEVGWEKDPGGGPSTLLWIQDGGAGIPPEHLAHIFEPFYSTKPTGTGLGLYVCRGIVGQHGGEIDIASEQGRGTRVTLRLPDPIP; this is encoded by the coding sequence TTGCCCGGCAAAGCAACTTCGCGCCTGCGGGTCGAAAGGCCCGCAAGGGCCACGCTACGCGCGCGCCTGGACGATCTGAGGGCGCTCATCCCTGAAGTTCCGTTGCTCGCGCCCCACGGGGACGCCGAGATGGTCCTCTGGCCGATCCTGGAGCTTCTGGAGAAGAAGCAGCGCAGGCTGATCGAGGAGGATGTGCGTCTCGCGGCCCTGCGGGAGCTGACTGAGACGCTCCTCCGCCAGCCCGAGGAGGAGCGGACCCTGAGGACCGTCACTCTCTACCTTCGGCACGCCTACGCCCTGGCGGAGGTGCTCCTGCTCACGCGGCGCGACGACGGCCGGCTTCAGGGATACAGGGCCCGCTCGGGCGACGGCCCGCACTGCGAGGCGGTCGCCTGGCCGGAGGAGCTTCTTCGAGGCACGGCATGGGAATCGGCCCTCGGCGGGGAGACCGTCCGGGGCGCCGCCCGGAGCGGGACGGTCGGGGCGCCGCCTTGCCTTCCCCTCATCCTTCCCCTGCGCTCGGGCGCGAGGAACGGCGAGCGGGACGAGGCGCTGTCCCATGAAGAGGGCGGCGTGATCGGAGTCCTGGCGGTACGCCCCGCTCACGATTCCGGCGCCGGCGAGGACCCATTCGATCTCGCCGAGCTGGGGTTTCAAACCGCGACGCTCCTCGACAGCGTTCGGCAGAGCCGCCGCAGCCGGCAGGAACAGGAGTTTCGTGAGTGTCTCCTCGAGGCGATGGGAGATGGACTGCTCGCCACAGACGGGAATGGAAGAGTGAACGCGGCGAATCCGGCGGCGCTCTCGATGCTCGGCCTGAAGGCGGCGGACGTCCTAGGGCGCCAGGTGGAGGACCTTGGAGGCCGCGCGCCCGCTCTCGTGCGTCACTGTCTGCAGGGCCTGGCCAAGCGCGAACGGATCACCCAGGCTGAGGCGGGCATCGCCTCCGAGGGGGAGAAGGTCCCGGTCAGCGTGACCGTGGTTCCCCTGAACGGGGATGACGGCGCGCAGGGCGGGATCGTCGCGACCTTCTCGGATCTGCGTCCGATCCGGACGATGGAAGCGGAGGTCCGCAGACTCGACCGGCTGGCCGCCCTGGGTCGCTTCGCCGGGTCGGTCGCGCACGAGATCCGCAATCCCCTGGCCGCGATCGGAGCCGGCGTCGAGTTCCTGTCGCGAGCGCTTCCCGCGGAGAATCAGGGCGACCTGAAGTTCGTGCAGGCCGAAATCGCCCGTCTCGATCGGATCGTGCGGGATCTGCTCGAGCCCTCCAGGAATCAGCCTCTCCAGAGGACTCGCATCCGCGTCGAGGACCTGATTCTGCGGGCGCGTCAGGCAGTCGAGCCGGCCCTCCGCGAGCGCAACCTCAGCCTTATTGTCGAGCCGAGGCGGGCGGCTGACGGGGAAGCCGAGATCGACGTGGACGTGGACCGGCTGCTCCAGGTCCTGGTGAACTTGCTCGTAAATGCCGCCGAGGCGTCGCGGCCCGGCGGTCGGATCGAGGTCGGCTGGGAGAAGGATCCCGGCGGCGGGCCCTCGACTCTGCTCTGGATACAGGACGGGGGCGCTGGGATTCCGCCGGAACACCTCGCCCACATCTTTGAGCCCTTCTACTCGACGAAACCAACCGGGACGGGTCTTGGCCTGTATGTCTGCCGCGGAATCGTTGGCCAGCACGGCGGCGAGATCGATATCGCCTCCGAGCAGGGGCGAGGAACGCGGGTGACGCTCAGGCTGCCCGATCCGATCCCGTAG
- a CDS encoding NAD-dependent epimerase/dehydratase family protein, which yields MARIVVTGGAGFIGSHAAESFAARGHAVVVVDNLSRGRLLRREDPNAQYNWDRLGSMSSIERIRADIREPGVMDRALRDADAVLHAAAQTAVTTSTVDPETDFLSNALGTFRVLEAARLSPTRPTVLYCSTNKVYGANVNRVPLREEKDRYLFAGDYEGGIPEGYGIDLCEHTPYGCSKLAGDLYAQDYGHLYGLRVGVFRMSCIYGTRQFGLEDQGWVAWFVLASLAGAPLTIFGDGRQVRDVLWVDDLIRAYECFIERGPQVGVYNLGGGPRNTLSLLELLELLRGHLGRPVRCAYGPWRPSDQKVYISSIEKARRELGWEPLVSPADGVARLIRWATDNRGLFSHLSA from the coding sequence ATGGCGCGCATCGTCGTGACCGGAGGGGCGGGCTTCATCGGTTCGCACGCCGCGGAGAGTTTCGCGGCGCGCGGCCACGCGGTGGTCGTGGTCGACAACCTCTCGCGCGGGCGTCTCCTGCGTCGCGAGGATCCGAACGCCCAATACAACTGGGACCGCCTCGGTTCCATGTCGAGCATCGAAAGGATCCGGGCCGACATCCGCGAACCGGGCGTCATGGATCGCGCCCTGAGGGATGCCGATGCCGTACTGCACGCCGCCGCGCAGACGGCCGTCACCACGTCGACGGTCGATCCGGAGACCGACTTCCTTTCCAATGCCCTGGGCACCTTTCGCGTCCTCGAGGCGGCGCGGCTCTCCCCGACGCGGCCGACGGTGCTCTACTGCTCGACCAACAAGGTCTACGGCGCGAATGTGAATCGCGTTCCGCTGCGAGAGGAGAAGGACCGTTATCTCTTCGCAGGGGACTACGAGGGCGGAATACCCGAAGGCTACGGAATCGACCTCTGCGAGCACACGCCGTACGGATGCTCGAAGCTGGCGGGGGACCTCTACGCGCAGGATTATGGCCACCTGTATGGCCTCCGCGTGGGTGTTTTCCGGATGTCGTGCATCTATGGCACGCGGCAATTCGGGCTTGAGGACCAGGGATGGGTCGCATGGTTCGTTCTGGCCTCGCTGGCCGGCGCGCCGCTGACGATCTTCGGGGACGGGCGCCAGGTCCGCGACGTCCTCTGGGTCGATGATCTGATCCGCGCCTATGAGTGTTTCATCGAGAGAGGACCGCAGGTCGGTGTCTACAACCTGGGCGGCGGGCCGCGGAACACCCTATCGTTGCTCGAACTTCTCGAGCTCCTGAGGGGTCACCTCGGGCGCCCCGTCCGGTGCGCCTACGGGCCCTGGAGGCCGAGCGATCAGAAGGTCTATATCTCGAGCATCGAGAAGGCCCGCAGGGAGCTCGGATGGGAGCCCCTCGTCTCTCCGGCCGATGGTGTCGCGCGGCTCATCCGATGGGCAACGGACAACCGGGGCCTGTTTTCCCACCTGTCCGCCTAG
- a CDS encoding SDR family oxidoreductase, translated as MRELVLVTGGAGFIGSHLADGLAARGRAVRILDDLSTGRRQNVEALLSRYPDRIDFIQGDVRDAATVSDAVEGVVAVSHQAALPSVERSVRDPWTTHQVNADGTLILLEACRRAGVERFVLAGSSSVYGDQPELPKRESMAAAPRSPYALSKLVAEQYARLYAELYGMGTVTLRYFNVFGPRQDPESPYAAVIPLFIRALAEGRSPTIYGDGNQTRDFTYVANVVEANLKALDGPRLGGQALNVACGERISLLALLDHLGRLMGREPKPVFAPPREGDVRDSQADVSLARQLLGFAPTIGFEDGIRLTVQASDEAQK; from the coding sequence ATGAGGGAACTGGTCCTTGTAACGGGGGGAGCCGGCTTCATAGGCTCCCATCTGGCCGATGGGCTGGCCGCGAGGGGCCGTGCGGTTCGGATCCTCGACGACCTGTCGACCGGGCGGCGACAGAATGTGGAGGCCCTGCTCTCGCGCTATCCGGACAGGATCGACTTCATCCAAGGAGACGTCCGGGACGCCGCCACGGTCTCGGACGCGGTGGAGGGTGTCGTGGCGGTCTCCCATCAGGCGGCCCTTCCGTCCGTCGAGAGGTCGGTCCGCGATCCCTGGACCACTCATCAGGTGAACGCGGATGGAACCCTCATCCTGCTCGAGGCATGCCGGAGGGCGGGTGTGGAGCGATTCGTCCTCGCGGGGTCCTCTTCGGTCTATGGCGATCAGCCCGAGCTGCCGAAGCGCGAGAGCATGGCGGCCGCGCCGCGATCGCCGTACGCCCTCTCCAAGCTGGTCGCGGAGCAGTATGCTCGGCTGTACGCCGAGCTCTATGGGATGGGAACCGTGACTCTGCGTTACTTCAATGTCTTCGGCCCGCGACAGGACCCTGAGTCGCCCTATGCCGCCGTGATCCCGCTCTTCATTCGGGCTCTCGCGGAGGGGCGATCGCCGACGATCTACGGGGACGGGAACCAGACGCGCGACTTCACCTATGTCGCGAACGTGGTGGAAGCGAACCTGAAGGCCCTCGACGGCCCGCGCCTTGGCGGCCAGGCCCTCAATGTGGCCTGCGGAGAGCGAATCTCGCTCCTTGCGCTTCTGGATCATCTAGGGCGTCTCATGGGACGGGAGCCGAAGCCCGTGTTCGCGCCGCCGCGGGAGGGGGATGTTCGCGACTCGCAGGCCGATGTCTCGCTGGCCAGGCAGCTCCTGGGATTCGCGCCCACGATCGGGTTCGAGGACGGGATCCGCTTGACCGTCCAGGCGTCGGACGAAGCGCAGAAGTGA
- a CDS encoding nucleotide sugar dehydrogenase, with amino-acid sequence MDLETKIRERTAHLGVIGLGYVGLPLAVEFARSGFRVTGVEADPMKAQHVMRGISYVQDVPGDDLAPLVESGRLDATTDASALAACDVVNICVPTPLRKTRDPDVSYIVSAVDQIGRHLHPGMLIILESTTYPGTTEELIQSSLEESGLKVGTDLYLAFSPERVDPGNSVYQTRNIPKVVGGVTPECTRLAALLYGCTLETVVPVSSPKVAEMVKLLENTFRSVNIGLVNEMALLCHRMGIDVWEVIDAAATKPFGFMPFYPGPGLGGHCIPIDPFYLSWKARAAGFEARFIELAGQVNSEMPREVVARVVSALNSIRMSVNGARVLVIGVAYKADIDDTRESPALDVIGLLKEMGGDVDYHDPRVPELEFGEARLESVELNDAVLEDYDCAVVITNHRSIDYGRILAQSRLVVDTRNVWKGVESPKLFRL; translated from the coding sequence GTGGATCTGGAGACGAAGATACGCGAGCGGACGGCGCACCTGGGGGTGATTGGGCTGGGATACGTGGGTCTCCCGCTGGCCGTCGAGTTTGCGCGCTCGGGATTCCGCGTGACCGGTGTCGAGGCCGATCCGATGAAGGCTCAGCATGTGATGCGCGGCATCTCGTACGTGCAGGATGTCCCCGGGGACGACCTGGCCCCTCTAGTCGAGTCCGGAAGGCTTGATGCGACAACCGATGCGTCGGCGCTGGCCGCCTGTGATGTCGTCAACATCTGCGTGCCGACGCCCTTGCGCAAGACGCGAGATCCGGATGTGTCGTACATAGTATCCGCGGTCGACCAGATCGGACGCCACCTCCATCCGGGGATGCTCATCATCCTGGAAAGCACGACCTACCCCGGCACAACGGAGGAGCTGATCCAGTCGTCTCTCGAGGAGTCAGGCCTGAAGGTCGGGACCGACCTCTACCTGGCCTTCTCGCCCGAGAGAGTCGATCCCGGCAATTCGGTCTACCAAACGCGCAACATCCCCAAGGTCGTGGGCGGAGTGACTCCCGAGTGCACGCGGCTGGCGGCGCTCCTCTATGGGTGCACGCTCGAGACCGTCGTGCCGGTCAGCTCCCCGAAGGTCGCCGAGATGGTGAAGCTCCTGGAGAACACTTTCCGGAGCGTCAACATCGGGCTGGTGAACGAGATGGCGCTGCTCTGCCACCGCATGGGGATCGATGTCTGGGAAGTGATCGATGCTGCGGCCACGAAGCCCTTCGGTTTCATGCCCTTCTATCCTGGACCGGGGCTCGGGGGCCATTGCATTCCGATCGATCCCTTCTACCTGTCGTGGAAAGCTCGAGCGGCCGGCTTCGAGGCGCGTTTCATCGAGCTTGCGGGCCAGGTGAACTCGGAGATGCCGCGAGAAGTGGTCGCCCGGGTCGTCAGCGCCCTGAACTCGATACGCATGAGCGTCAATGGCGCCCGCGTCCTGGTGATCGGCGTCGCCTACAAGGCCGATATCGACGACACGCGCGAGTCGCCTGCCCTGGACGTCATAGGTTTGCTGAAGGAGATGGGGGGCGATGTCGACTACCACGATCCCCGGGTCCCTGAGCTCGAGTTCGGGGAGGCGCGCCTGGAGTCGGTCGAGCTGAACGACGCGGTCCTCGAGGATTACGACTGCGCTGTCGTGATCACGAATCACCGCTCGATCGACTATGGGCGCATCCTTGCGCAGAGCCGCTTGGTGGTCGACACGCGCAACGTCTGGAAGGGCGTTGAAAGCCCAAAGCTGTTCCGGCTCTGA
- a CDS encoding S41 family peptidase has protein sequence MGLKRTGLVLTGCVFLAALLIGVLFLNNGIASGGSVYTQLQVLTEVLRLVTENYVEEADGTALVNGAIAGMLDELDPHSTYLDPDRYRRMQERNRGMYYGIGVSFEIVDGDLTVVSAIDGSPSHKLGIRPGDVIVKIDGVSAKGIKQEEVFDKLRGERGTIVHVTIRRPGEEELHEFDIVRDEIPIFSVPYSFMLRPGVGYVRMIRFSGTTSDELEEALQKLESQGMEELILDLRGNAGGFLNEAIEVADKFLPAGKKLVYTVGRIPDSSEEYYSTGRGKHTRYPLVLLIDHYSASASEIVSGAVQDWDRGLVVGQTSFGKGLVQRQYQLKNGGALLLTVARYYTPSGRLIQRDYSDKEQYMRAELDDGAPEASPDVEAAEMPEFKTAAGRIVYGGGGITPDVKLTERWLYSRLQRALDRSYFDFANRFVNESRYRPPSFDEFRQSFVVTDEVLRSYEAFLKDREVKYEPDSLKAEIDQVRSGIKREMARNLWGENERWQILIESDPQVLAALDLLPQAELMARNEPAGDWQTRSR, from the coding sequence ATGGGACTGAAGCGAACAGGCCTGGTCTTGACCGGATGCGTCTTCCTCGCGGCGCTCTTGATCGGCGTCCTCTTCCTGAACAACGGGATCGCCTCTGGCGGGAGCGTCTACACGCAGCTTCAGGTTCTCACCGAGGTGCTCCGGCTGGTCACCGAGAACTATGTCGAAGAGGCCGACGGGACCGCTCTGGTCAATGGGGCGATCGCCGGCATGCTCGACGAGCTCGATCCCCACTCCACCTACTTGGACCCGGACCGCTACAGGCGCATGCAGGAGCGCAACCGCGGCATGTACTACGGCATCGGCGTCTCCTTCGAGATCGTCGACGGCGATCTCACGGTGGTCTCCGCCATCGATGGCTCCCCCTCCCACAAGCTCGGCATCCGGCCCGGCGACGTCATCGTCAAGATCGACGGCGTCTCGGCCAAGGGTATCAAGCAGGAAGAGGTTTTCGACAAGCTCAGGGGCGAGCGGGGAACGATCGTGCACGTGACGATCCGCCGCCCCGGGGAAGAAGAGCTTCACGAGTTCGACATCGTGCGCGATGAGATCCCCATCTTCAGCGTCCCGTATTCCTTCATGCTGCGACCAGGCGTCGGGTATGTCCGGATGATCCGCTTCTCCGGCACGACCAGCGACGAGCTCGAGGAAGCGCTCCAGAAGCTCGAATCGCAGGGGATGGAGGAGTTGATCCTCGACCTCAGGGGCAACGCGGGCGGTTTCTTGAACGAGGCGATCGAGGTGGCGGACAAGTTCCTGCCCGCCGGCAAGAAGCTGGTCTACACCGTCGGCCGGATTCCTGACTCGAGCGAGGAGTACTATTCGACCGGGCGCGGGAAGCACACGCGCTACCCCCTCGTGCTGCTCATCGATCACTACAGCGCCAGCGCTTCGGAGATCGTCTCAGGGGCCGTTCAGGATTGGGACCGCGGCCTCGTCGTGGGCCAGACGAGCTTCGGCAAGGGCCTGGTCCAGCGGCAGTACCAGCTCAAGAACGGAGGCGCCCTCCTCCTGACCGTCGCCCGCTACTACACTCCCAGCGGTCGCCTGATCCAGCGAGACTACTCTGACAAGGAGCAGTACATGAGAGCCGAGCTCGACGACGGCGCGCCGGAAGCCTCTCCGGATGTCGAGGCGGCCGAGATGCCCGAATTCAAGACCGCGGCCGGCCGGATCGTCTACGGCGGCGGCGGCATCACGCCTGATGTGAAGCTCACCGAACGGTGGCTCTACAGCAGGCTGCAGCGCGCGCTGGACCGCTCCTACTTCGACTTCGCGAACCGCTTCGTGAATGAGAGTCGCTACCGGCCGCCCAGCTTCGATGAGTTCCGCCAGAGTTTCGTGGTCACGGATGAGGTCTTGCGCTCCTATGAGGCCTTTCTCAAGGACCGCGAGGTCAAGTACGAGCCGGACAGCCTCAAGGCGGAGATCGATCAGGTCCGATCAGGGATCAAGCGCGAGATGGCCCGCAATCTCTGGGGAGAGAACGAGCGCTGGCAGATCCTGATCGAGTCGGATCCACAGGTGCTCGCCGCGCTCGACCTTCTGCCTCAGGCCGAGTTGATGGCGCGCAACGAACCGGCCGGCGACTGGCAGACGCGATCGCGCTAG
- a CDS encoding fibronectin type III domain-containing protein, which yields MRARKRLAIVGFVVLLAAGGAGCSKEHSFDAGQNPRDPYAGGVRPPVPTGVGATVGNRRVAVSWQLPDSSVASRVRSYRVYRKDPVSGEIELADSSGTSPCAVEGLANGASAWFSVSAVLDNGLEGVRSREALATPGLYAVAIADGRPVTNARSVLVDLRGPSGTAAVTLGSAADLSGSSPVGFASRLAWTLEEGDGDKRVYARFTDADGNPSEIVGDAIRLDTRAEISDFSFSGSESRSPGEIVVFTLVAGETGGQAEVEITRGGPRRAMRDDGSAPDLAAADGVFVLAYEAESSHQFLAAEMVGHFLDEAGNEAPELAAPRLLTVHADPPAVVLETPTSAGPREITLHWSRAPEGLPFASYVVYRSESPGVATDPSRRLLQEISSRSQTSATDTGLPPESTYYYVVEVVDPLGFSTPSNEVMGRPIANDAPAGVVLDPPFGVTAREVHLSWSRNFDADFSAYRLIRGERNDVLRDPNRKILITIQSSATTTHTDASEIEEGATYRYVVEVVDAFGAASVSNEVAAVIDDLYPAAVTLSAPDPVGQTTIGLSWTASEERDFQSYRLYRSPSAGVGEDDQLIATITEAERTRWIDQGLQTNQSYYYRVYVRDKGGHASPSNEIMVTTAGNMP from the coding sequence ATGAGGGCGAGAAAGAGGCTGGCAATAGTGGGATTCGTGGTGCTCCTCGCTGCGGGTGGGGCCGGGTGCTCGAAGGAGCACTCGTTCGATGCCGGCCAGAACCCACGCGATCCCTACGCCGGGGGGGTGAGGCCGCCCGTGCCGACTGGTGTCGGGGCGACGGTCGGCAACCGCCGCGTCGCGGTCTCCTGGCAGTTGCCGGACTCCTCGGTGGCAAGCAGGGTGCGCTCCTATCGCGTCTACAGGAAGGATCCGGTTTCCGGCGAGATCGAGCTCGCTGACTCCTCCGGGACAAGTCCATGCGCGGTCGAGGGCCTGGCCAACGGAGCGAGCGCCTGGTTCTCCGTGAGTGCGGTTCTGGACAACGGGCTGGAGGGGGTTCGATCCCGCGAGGCGCTCGCGACACCCGGACTCTATGCCGTGGCCATCGCCGATGGGCGGCCCGTGACGAACGCGCGCTCCGTCCTGGTGGATCTCCGCGGGCCCTCGGGGACCGCTGCGGTGACGCTGGGATCGGCCGCGGACTTGAGCGGATCATCCCCGGTCGGGTTCGCGTCCAGGCTCGCCTGGACTCTCGAGGAAGGCGATGGGGACAAGAGGGTCTACGCGCGCTTCACCGATGCGGACGGGAATCCGTCGGAGATCGTCGGCGACGCTATCCGACTGGACACGCGCGCGGAGATCAGCGACTTCAGCTTTTCGGGAAGCGAGAGCAGGTCGCCTGGAGAGATCGTCGTCTTCACACTCGTCGCGGGGGAGACGGGGGGCCAGGCGGAGGTGGAGATCACGCGGGGCGGACCGAGGCGGGCCATGCGGGACGACGGGTCGGCCCCTGATCTGGCGGCGGCGGATGGGGTCTTCGTCCTGGCGTACGAGGCGGAGAGTTCGCATCAGTTCCTTGCCGCCGAGATGGTGGGACACTTCCTTGATGAGGCAGGCAACGAGGCTCCTGAGCTCGCGGCGCCGCGCTTGCTGACCGTGCACGCCGATCCTCCCGCCGTCGTCCTCGAGACGCCGACCAGCGCGGGTCCGCGCGAGATCACGCTCCACTGGTCGCGCGCCCCGGAGGGGCTCCCCTTCGCGAGCTATGTGGTCTATCGCTCGGAGAGCCCGGGCGTGGCGACCGATCCTTCCCGCAGACTGCTACAGGAGATCTCCTCGCGCTCGCAGACGAGCGCTACCGACACGGGGCTCCCGCCTGAGTCGACCTACTACTATGTCGTGGAGGTGGTCGATCCCCTGGGCTTCTCGACTCCCAGCAACGAGGTGATGGGCCGGCCGATCGCGAACGATGCCCCGGCGGGAGTCGTCCTCGATCCTCCCTTCGGCGTCACTGCGCGCGAGGTTCATCTGTCATGGAGCCGCAACTTCGATGCCGACTTCTCCGCCTACAGGCTGATCCGAGGTGAGCGGAACGATGTGCTGCGCGACCCCAACCGAAAGATCCTGATTACGATCCAGTCGTCAGCGACGACGACCCACACCGATGCCAGCGAGATCGAGGAAGGCGCCACCTACCGCTACGTCGTAGAGGTTGTCGACGCGTTCGGCGCAGCCTCGGTGAGCAACGAGGTGGCGGCGGTCATCGACGACCTCTACCCTGCCGCCGTGACCCTCAGCGCGCCCGATCCGGTAGGGCAGACGACGATCGGTCTGTCATGGACGGCGAGCGAAGAGAGGGACTTCCAGTCCTACCGTCTCTACCGTTCGCCGAGCGCCGGAGTCGGAGAAGATGACCAGCTGATCGCGACGATCACCGAGGCCGAGCGCACCAGGTGGATCGATCAGGGGCTCCAGACGAACCAGAGCTACTACTACAGAGTCTACGTCAGGGACAAGGGGGGGCACGCCAGTCCGTCGAACGAGATCATGGTGACGACGGCCGGCAACATGCCGTAG
- a CDS encoding PEGA domain-containing protein, with protein sequence MRLAGTGIARRLRGATLIGLLFATLAVPEPARGQEPGVQQVPPALLAPLGVLRIRSEPSGALVTLAGAHRWRGTTPWDLQRGLQGTYWVSATLSGFERWRRTIEIAPGDVRDLSIELVPKQRWKAAARSVLLPGWGQRYAEQPGKGALFMLGSLGAVGGLWWLDEDYKDHVESFRAARDAYLAEENVTWLDDKRRQMERAQRRADRAYDRRQVLLVATVGVYALSVLDAFLFFPEPAGGIYAGVAPWGAGGPMLAVGGEEPSGIGLSLRWPLHGGVKR encoded by the coding sequence ATGCGACTCGCGGGAACAGGGATCGCCAGGAGGCTCCGGGGCGCGACGCTCATCGGGCTTCTGTTCGCAACGCTTGCCGTGCCGGAGCCGGCCCGGGGACAGGAGCCCGGAGTCCAGCAAGTTCCGCCCGCGCTCCTCGCCCCCTTGGGCGTGCTCCGGATCCGATCGGAGCCATCCGGTGCGCTGGTGACGCTGGCGGGGGCGCATCGATGGCGGGGCACGACCCCGTGGGACCTTCAACGGGGCCTGCAAGGGACCTACTGGGTGAGCGCTACGCTCAGCGGGTTCGAACGCTGGCGCCGCACGATCGAGATCGCGCCCGGCGATGTTCGCGACCTATCGATCGAGCTGGTTCCCAAGCAACGGTGGAAGGCCGCGGCGCGCTCCGTCCTGCTTCCTGGGTGGGGACAGCGTTACGCTGAGCAGCCGGGCAAGGGCGCCCTCTTCATGCTCGGGAGCCTCGGCGCGGTGGGGGGGCTCTGGTGGCTGGACGAGGACTACAAGGATCATGTGGAGTCGTTTCGGGCCGCCAGGGATGCCTACTTAGCTGAGGAGAACGTCACCTGGCTCGACGATAAGAGAAGGCAGATGGAGCGCGCGCAGCGAAGGGCCGACAGGGCATACGACCGCCGCCAGGTGCTTCTGGTCGCGACCGTGGGCGTCTACGCGCTCTCGGTCCTCGACGCCTTTCTCTTCTTCCCGGAGCCTGCCGGGGGGATCTATGCGGGCGTCGCCCCATGGGGGGCCGGTGGACCGATGCTGGCTGTGGGAGGGGAGGAACCGAGCGGGATCGGCCTCTCGCTGCGGTGGCCGCTGCATGGAGGAGTGAAGCGATGA